From the genome of Candidatus Binatia bacterium, one region includes:
- a CDS encoding IclR family transcriptional regulator gives MVRREKSNYVIQSVSHALDVLEQFTGEPDELGVTELSKRLKLHKNNVFRLLATLEARGYIEQNKVTENYRLGVRCLRLGQRFVQQMGLLRQARPVMQQVARTSGETVSIAVLRGGGVVPLDAVDGAQAVRLVSRIGDFMPLHCTAAGKLHLAFGDEELRASLPESLHKYTERTITDHAHLGKQVEKITEAGFAADMGEFIEDVRSVAVPVRDYTRAVVGSLSVAGPAYRLTAERIDKEVVPLMLKAGRELSTRLGFEAE, from the coding sequence ATGGTCAGGCGCGAGAAGAGCAACTACGTAATTCAGTCTGTCTCCCATGCTCTTGACGTCCTCGAGCAGTTCACAGGAGAGCCGGACGAACTCGGGGTAACCGAGCTCAGCAAGCGTCTCAAGCTGCACAAGAACAATGTCTTTCGCCTGCTAGCAACGCTCGAAGCGCGCGGGTACATCGAACAGAACAAGGTGACCGAGAATTACCGGCTGGGGGTTCGCTGCCTGCGCCTGGGGCAGCGTTTCGTGCAGCAGATGGGCCTGCTGCGCCAGGCGCGTCCGGTCATGCAGCAGGTCGCCAGGACCAGCGGCGAGACGGTGTCCATTGCCGTGTTGCGGGGCGGGGGTGTGGTACCGTTGGACGCCGTTGACGGCGCGCAGGCCGTGCGTCTGGTGTCCCGCATCGGCGACTTCATGCCGCTCCACTGCACGGCGGCTGGCAAGTTGCACCTGGCGTTCGGCGACGAAGAGCTACGGGCCTCGCTGCCCGAATCTCTCCACAAGTACACGGAGCGGACGATCACGGACCACGCCCATCTCGGCAAGCAAGTAGAAAAGATTACCGAGGCGGGATTCGCCGCCGACATGGGTGAGTTCATCGAAGACGTGCGCTCCGTTGCCGTGCCGGTTCGCGATTACACGCGCGCCGTGGTCGGGAGTCTGTCGGTGGCCGGTCCGGCTTACCGTCTGACCGCCGAGCGGATCGACAAGGAAGTCGTTCCGCTGATGCTCAAGGCCGGCCGGGAGCTATCGACTCGCCTCGGGTTCGAAGCCGAATAG
- a CDS encoding electron transfer flavoprotein subunit alpha/FixB family protein has protein sequence MAKVLVFVEHHNKKFSKAALVALTAGKDLAAKTGGDCCAAVFGNGVEALGAELAEYGANKVYAVEDGALDHYVADAHAAALAQLAKDKGIDTIIATATAVGKDLLPRVAALLGAGMASDVTAFHADGTMERPMWAGNVMATVSIEGPIKVVSVRATSFEAPAKNGKGEVEKVAVAIDAGAKGMKFAGFSETKSDRPVLTEARIVVSGGRALKSAENFKTVLEPLVDTMGAAMGASRAAVDAGFVPNDLQVGQTGKVVAPQLYIAVGISGAIQHLAGMKDSKVIVAINKDEEAPIFQVADYGLVADLFKAVPEMKTEIEKLKH, from the coding sequence ATGGCGAAAGTTCTCGTATTCGTCGAACACCACAACAAGAAGTTCAGTAAAGCAGCGCTCGTCGCACTGACCGCGGGCAAGGACCTCGCAGCGAAGACCGGTGGGGATTGTTGCGCAGCGGTCTTCGGCAACGGCGTCGAGGCGCTGGGAGCGGAACTGGCCGAGTACGGCGCCAACAAGGTCTACGCCGTCGAGGACGGGGCGCTCGATCACTACGTCGCCGATGCCCATGCGGCGGCACTGGCGCAGCTCGCAAAGGACAAAGGCATCGACACGATCATTGCCACCGCCACGGCGGTGGGCAAGGATCTGCTTCCTCGCGTAGCAGCGCTGCTGGGCGCCGGCATGGCCAGCGACGTCACGGCGTTTCACGCCGACGGAACGATGGAGCGCCCGATGTGGGCTGGAAACGTCATGGCGACGGTATCGATCGAAGGGCCGATCAAGGTGGTCAGCGTCCGCGCAACGTCATTCGAGGCCCCTGCAAAGAACGGTAAAGGCGAGGTGGAGAAGGTCGCCGTAGCGATCGATGCGGGCGCGAAGGGGATGAAGTTTGCCGGCTTCAGCGAAACGAAGTCGGATCGCCCCGTCCTGACCGAGGCACGCATTGTCGTCTCCGGCGGTCGCGCCTTGAAGTCTGCCGAGAACTTCAAGACGGTGCTAGAACCGCTGGTCGACACCATGGGTGCGGCAATGGGCGCCAGCCGCGCCGCGGTCGATGCGGGCTTCGTGCCGAACGACCTGCAGGTAGGTCAGACCGGCAAGGTTGTCGCGCCACAGCTCTACATCGCGGTGGGCATCTCCGGTGCCATCCAGCATTTGGCCGGGATGAAGGACTCGAAAGTCATCGTCGCCATCAACAAGGACGAAGAGGCCCCCATCTTCCAGGTTGCCGACTACGGCCTTGTTGCCGATCTGTTCAAGGCCGTCCCGGAAATGAAGACCGAAATCGAGAAGTTGAAACACTAA
- a CDS encoding enoyl-CoA hydratase/isomerase family protein, whose amino-acid sequence MTTTMTYETLTIESDGPVTHVWLNRPERRNALNGLALEEIAAAFNALTTRFDAQVVVLGGRGASFCAGADRKDPPAARMARGSGAGPRERRHAAQLGRRALEAIERCEAITIARIHGHAVGGGLALALACDLRIATATAVFHVPEVDLGVPLSWGAVPRLAAAVGTARAKEMILLCERFEAAAAERYGLLNRVVAEEEIDAVVGDWARRLAEKPPWAVHMTKTQFRAYAQAVPLGDVTEADGDLLAAATFEDPSRFMSAIKR is encoded by the coding sequence ATGACGACTACCATGACTTACGAAACGCTCACGATCGAAAGCGATGGACCGGTTACGCATGTCTGGCTCAACCGACCCGAGCGCCGCAACGCACTCAACGGCCTCGCCCTCGAGGAAATTGCCGCCGCGTTCAACGCGCTCACCACGCGCTTCGACGCTCAGGTCGTCGTGCTCGGCGGGCGCGGCGCGTCATTCTGTGCGGGCGCCGATCGCAAGGATCCGCCGGCGGCACGAATGGCGCGCGGCTCCGGCGCCGGCCCGCGGGAGCGCCGCCACGCCGCCCAGCTCGGCCGCCGCGCGCTCGAAGCCATCGAGCGCTGCGAGGCAATCACCATCGCCCGCATCCACGGTCACGCCGTCGGCGGCGGCCTGGCTCTCGCCCTCGCCTGCGACCTGCGCATCGCCACCGCAACGGCTGTGTTTCACGTCCCCGAGGTCGACCTCGGCGTTCCGCTGTCCTGGGGGGCCGTGCCGCGCCTCGCGGCTGCCGTCGGCACCGCCCGTGCCAAGGAAATGATCCTGCTCTGCGAACGCTTCGAAGCGGCCGCCGCCGAGCGTTACGGGCTCTTGAATCGCGTCGTCGCCGAAGAGGAGATCGATGCCGTCGTCGGCGACTGGGCGCGACGCCTCGCCGAGAAGCCACCGTGGGCCGTGCACATGACGAAGACGCAGTTCCGCGCCTACGCGCAGGCGGTACCCCTCGGCGACGTCACCGAGGCCGACGGCGATCTGCTCGCCGCCGCAACCTTCGAGGATCCGTCGAGGTTTATGAGCGCCATCAAGCGCTGA
- a CDS encoding universal stress protein, with product MKAIKRILVPTDFSECSVAAARFAAALARQFGAAIDAVTVVDTSPLVEAYGDETYRNERVTFIRDRAREQLTGFVAANLAGLQVVQHVRDGDTYVEIDRVATELECGLVVMGTHGRTGLAHLLVGSVAEKVVRHSSVPVVTVRSPASG from the coding sequence ATGAAAGCGATCAAGCGCATTCTGGTTCCGACCGACTTCTCGGAGTGTTCGGTCGCGGCGGCTCGGTTTGCGGCGGCTCTGGCGCGGCAGTTTGGCGCGGCGATCGACGCAGTGACGGTTGTGGACACGTCGCCGCTGGTCGAGGCATACGGCGACGAGACCTATCGCAACGAGCGCGTCACCTTCATTCGCGATCGGGCCCGCGAGCAACTTACCGGGTTTGTCGCCGCTAACCTCGCCGGCCTGCAGGTGGTGCAGCACGTGCGCGACGGGGACACCTACGTCGAAATCGATCGCGTGGCGACGGAGTTGGAATGCGGTCTCGTGGTCATGGGCACTCACGGTCGCACCGGCCTCGCGCACCTGCTGGTCGGCAGTGTCGCCGAGAAGGTGGTGCGCCACAGTTCCGTGCCGGTGGTGACCGTGCGGTCGCCGGCATCGGGGTGA
- a CDS encoding methionyl-tRNA formyltransferase produces MRIVLIGQAAFAERVLDGLRANGHEVLAVYCPPDGPAGKPDPVKVRAGGLGIPVRQHASLKRPEVRSEIEPLRADLGVLAYVTQIVPPSVFEVPRLGSICFHPSLLPRYRGGSAVNWQIIKGETEAGVSVFWVDPGIDTGPVLLQKPAPIRPDDTAGSLYYDTLFPLGVDAVLESVELIAAGRAPRLVQDQALDSYDPLCRDEHALVDWHRPLRDVYNLIRGCDPQPGAFTMFRGQKLRLYDACPVPGETPEPGAFGGGADDGILVGAGGGAVRIKRVRWGDVKIAAAQFVLQTGIGTGTVLG; encoded by the coding sequence ATGCGTATTGTGCTGATCGGGCAGGCCGCGTTTGCGGAGAGGGTTCTGGACGGACTGCGGGCGAATGGCCACGAGGTGCTGGCGGTTTACTGTCCACCCGACGGCCCGGCCGGCAAACCGGATCCAGTCAAGGTCCGTGCCGGCGGACTGGGCATCCCTGTGCGCCAACACGCGTCTCTCAAACGGCCGGAAGTGCGCAGCGAGATCGAACCGCTGCGGGCAGACCTTGGAGTGCTGGCGTATGTGACGCAGATCGTGCCGCCGAGTGTCTTCGAAGTGCCGCGGCTCGGCAGTATCTGCTTCCATCCCTCGCTGTTGCCGCGTTACCGAGGCGGCAGCGCGGTAAACTGGCAGATAATCAAGGGAGAAACCGAGGCCGGCGTGTCAGTCTTCTGGGTGGACCCGGGGATCGACACCGGGCCGGTGCTATTGCAGAAGCCGGCGCCGATCCGTCCGGACGATACCGCCGGGTCCCTCTATTACGATACCCTGTTCCCGCTCGGCGTCGACGCTGTCCTGGAATCCGTCGAGCTGATCGCGGCGGGCAGGGCCCCGCGGCTCGTGCAAGACCAGGCGCTCGATAGTTACGACCCGCTCTGTCGCGACGAACACGCCCTCGTCGACTGGCACCGTCCGCTGCGAGACGTCTACAACCTTATCCGTGGCTGCGATCCGCAGCCGGGGGCTTTCACCATGTTCCGCGGCCAGAAATTGCGGCTTTACGACGCCTGTCCCGTGCCCGGGGAGACCCCCGAGCCCGGAGCATTCGGGGGGGGGGCCGACGACGGTATACTGGTCGGTGCCGGCGGCGGCGCCGTGAGGATCAAACGCGTGCGCTGGGGGGATGTGAAGATCGCTGCCGCCCAGTTCGTCCTGCAGACCGGAATCGGCACCGGCACGGTTCTCGGCTGA
- a CDS encoding electron transfer flavoprotein subunit beta/FixA family protein, whose amino-acid sequence MKILVTVKRVPDPNATIKVKPDGSGIVTDNLKYVVNPFDEIAIEEALRIKEKGGGAEVVLASIGAKESAEQLRTGLAMGADRAILVLADQPLDSLGTARIFEKLAKDEQADLVLMGKQAIDDDCNQTGQMLAALLGWPQATFASKAEALDSDAEKQGLPGVVLSGKSAKVLREVDGGLETLEIGLPAVVTVDLRLNTPRYASLPGIMKARKKELKEVPVASLGLDVAPRVKIHKLAPPPARQAGRKVASVEELVQVLHTEAKVI is encoded by the coding sequence GTGAAAATTTTGGTAACGGTCAAACGGGTCCCAGACCCGAACGCGACCATCAAGGTCAAGCCGGACGGCAGCGGTATCGTGACCGACAATCTGAAGTACGTCGTCAACCCCTTCGACGAGATCGCCATCGAAGAAGCCTTGCGAATCAAGGAGAAGGGCGGTGGCGCCGAGGTCGTCCTTGCCAGCATCGGTGCGAAGGAATCGGCCGAGCAACTGCGTACGGGTCTGGCCATGGGTGCAGACCGCGCCATTCTGGTGCTCGCGGACCAGCCACTGGACTCCCTCGGAACCGCGCGCATTTTCGAGAAGCTCGCGAAAGACGAGCAAGCCGATCTGGTGCTAATGGGCAAGCAAGCGATCGACGACGACTGCAATCAGACCGGACAGATGCTGGCCGCACTGCTCGGCTGGCCGCAGGCAACCTTCGCATCGAAGGCCGAGGCCCTCGACTCCGACGCCGAGAAGCAGGGTCTGCCCGGTGTCGTCTTGAGCGGGAAGTCGGCGAAGGTGCTGCGAGAAGTCGACGGAGGGCTGGAGACCCTGGAGATCGGTCTTCCGGCGGTAGTGACCGTCGACCTGCGGCTCAACACGCCCCGTTACGCCTCCTTGCCGGGGATCATGAAGGCACGCAAGAAGGAGCTGAAGGAAGTGCCGGTGGCCAGTCTCGGCCTCGACGTGGCACCCAGGGTCAAGATTCACAAGCTAGCCCCTCCGCCGGCGCGGCAGGCCGGTCGCAAGGTCGCATCGGTGGAAGAGCTGGTGCAGGTCCTTCACACCGAAGCCAAAGTCATCTGA
- a CDS encoding zinc-binding dehydrogenase, whose translation MRCRAQVLVGPTEFALREIDVPVPGRGELRLLVHACGVCGSDKFLAQICSPGTILGHEVVAEVEAVGEGVDGWQVGDRAIPLGEGLGMSELRGGYGEAMVIPADACVPVPARLPSASAVIAEPMGNGLHFVRRGRLRAGQRVAILGAGQIGLSMIWWARRLGAARIVATEPVAARAARARTLGADAVIDATREPDVPAAVFAALGGPPEIVLEATGRADVMTDAIQMAGQGGVVVLAGITPDAIQIQPLALCLKEVDLVFPIGTVRAEVEETLAALASGDLDARQFVTHRIGLDDLPAAIRSLGHPTDQVKVVVDYKLSA comes from the coding sequence ATGAGGTGTCGCGCACAGGTACTGGTCGGACCCACCGAGTTCGCGTTGCGCGAGATCGACGTGCCTGTACCCGGGCGGGGCGAATTGCGTTTGCTCGTCCACGCCTGTGGCGTGTGCGGCTCGGACAAGTTCCTCGCTCAGATCTGCAGCCCGGGGACCATTCTCGGCCACGAAGTTGTGGCGGAGGTCGAGGCCGTGGGCGAGGGCGTGGACGGCTGGCAGGTTGGGGACCGTGCAATCCCGCTCGGCGAGGGGCTCGGCATGAGCGAACTTCGGGGGGGCTACGGCGAAGCAATGGTGATTCCGGCAGATGCCTGCGTGCCTGTGCCGGCCCGCCTGCCCAGCGCCAGTGCCGTGATTGCCGAACCGATGGGTAACGGCCTGCACTTCGTGCGCCGCGGCAGGCTGCGTGCCGGGCAGCGCGTGGCGATTCTTGGCGCCGGGCAGATCGGTCTGTCGATGATCTGGTGGGCGCGCCGCCTGGGGGCGGCCCGCATCGTCGCTACCGAGCCGGTCGCGGCGCGCGCGGCTCGTGCCCGCACCCTTGGTGCCGACGCGGTCATCGACGCTACTCGCGAGCCTGACGTACCGGCGGCGGTGTTCGCAGCGCTGGGTGGACCGCCGGAGATCGTCTTGGAGGCGACCGGGCGCGCCGACGTGATGACCGACGCCATTCAGATGGCCGGGCAAGGCGGCGTGGTTGTGCTCGCCGGTATCACGCCCGATGCCATTCAAATCCAGCCGCTGGCGCTGTGCTTGAAGGAAGTCGATCTCGTCTTCCCGATCGGTACCGTGCGCGCGGAGGTCGAGGAGACCCTCGCGGCGTTGGCGAGCGGCGACCTCGACGCCCGCCAGTTCGTCACTCATCGGATCGGACTCGACGATCTTCCCGCGGCGATTCGCTCGCTCGGGCACCCCACCGACCAGGTGAAGGTGGTTGTGGACTACAAGCTCAGCGCTTGA
- a CDS encoding lysoplasmalogenase, which produces MILTLWLAQVTLFAVGIFGPWRDAPEVRTNGRVARPIRMTLSLSLVLAALLVRAGGGGPGTVHYAYASWILLGMVFGSLGDFVMARLVPVPNRLVGGMAAFGIGHLFYITGYLRAIGVSGATFRGDALITALIVYVGITVIGWWSMIRNPERAVAVNVGALLYGSLIAVMASFAFVLAVSVGGVFWLTALGAASFVLSDFIIGVTDIRGTRIDNANDWIWLTYVGGQMGIVYAGAWA; this is translated from the coding sequence ATGATCCTCACCCTCTGGCTGGCACAAGTGACCTTATTCGCGGTTGGAATCTTCGGGCCCTGGCGGGACGCGCCGGAGGTGCGAACCAACGGTCGGGTGGCGCGCCCGATTCGTATGACGTTGAGCCTGTCGCTGGTGCTCGCGGCGCTGTTGGTGCGCGCCGGCGGCGGTGGGCCCGGTACGGTCCACTACGCGTACGCTTCGTGGATCCTGCTGGGCATGGTGTTCGGTTCGCTCGGCGATTTCGTTATGGCGCGTCTGGTGCCGGTGCCGAACCGGCTGGTCGGCGGGATGGCCGCTTTCGGTATCGGCCATCTTTTCTACATTACCGGCTACTTGCGGGCGATTGGCGTGAGTGGCGCGACGTTTCGCGGCGACGCGCTGATTACCGCGCTGATTGTCTACGTAGGGATTACGGTAATCGGCTGGTGGTCGATGATCCGCAACCCCGAGCGCGCGGTCGCTGTCAACGTGGGAGCGTTACTCTACGGGTCGCTGATTGCCGTGATGGCCTCTTTCGCTTTTGTACTGGCGGTCAGCGTGGGCGGTGTGTTCTGGCTCACCGCTCTGGGTGCGGCGTCGTTCGTCCTCTCCGACTTCATCATTGGCGTGACCGACATTCGCGGCACTCGCATCGATAACGCCAACGACTGGATCTGGTTGACCTACGTTGGAGGCCAGATGGGGATCGTTTACGCTGGGGCATGGGCGTGA